The following coding sequences are from one Sander lucioperca isolate FBNREF2018 chromosome 2, SLUC_FBN_1.2, whole genome shotgun sequence window:
- the LOC116054288 gene encoding epigen codes for MVTQRQKCLENALLSAVAVLLLLTTAGQSAILPNELQTTATPALLNSSLLTQLNNSSMGKPRVLGLHRSCRSEHLAYCENGGECMYPQDSDKPSCICTSSYSGPRCLFFNDRTRTLPELEQLIAIIFGVAMLIIVLAIIIFCFAYKRCIKWAPLIKPAPSELSV; via the exons ATGgttacacaaagacagaaatgccTGGAGAACG CCCTCCTCTCAGCAGTGGCAGTGCTGCTGCTTCTGACCACAGCAGGACAGTCGGCAATACTGCCCAACGAGCTCCAGACCACAGCAACACCTGCTCTGTTAAACTCATCTCTGCTCACACAGCTCAACAACA gcaGTATGGGGAAACCTCGGGTTCTGGGCTTACACAGATCATGTAGAAGTGAACATTTAGCATACTGTGAAAACGGTGGAGAGTGCATGTACCCCCAAGACAGCGACAAACCTTCATGCAT CTGCACGTCTTCTTACAGCGGGCCTCGCTGCCTGTTCTTCAATGATCGCACTCGCACTCTGCCTGAGTTAGAGCAACTGATTGCCATTATCTTTGGGGTAGCCATGCTCATCATTGTCCTGGCCATCATAATTTTCTGCTTTGCCTATAAGAG gtGTATAAAATGGGCACCACTAATCAAACCTGCACCGTCTGAGTTGTCAGTGTGA